From the Saccharomycodes ludwigii strain NBRC 1722 chromosome I, whole genome shotgun sequence genome, one window contains:
- the YTH1 gene encoding cleavage polyadenylation factor RNA-binding subunit YTH1 (similar to Saccharomyces cerevisiae YPR107C | YTH1 | Yeast THirty kDa Homolog) → MSSSSSILHSSNTNNKKKTYNFKITKFVSSEYNFDPRDTKICEFYNPRAAAIAAANISGGSAATSTSNNNNNNNGIGNKARHNPAHMTCPNGLNCPNKHILPNFNNKIVCKHWLRGLCKKNNNCEYLHEYNLRKMPECVFFNKNGYCTSTNECPYLHIDPRTGHPILKDSITGNDSGGNDGLGSNENGTKDEVIIEECEAYKQGFCAMGPNCKFKHIKNKKLCLRYLNGFCPVGSSECEDEHPCLTQFLIEKLKIKNDLDINTKKNDAIKEARLNALINGEPMPA, encoded by the coding sequence ATGTCTTCTTCATCCTCAATACTTCATAGCAGTAATAcgaacaataaaaaaaaaacatataatttcaaaataaccAAATTTGTATCCAGCgaatataattttgatCCAAGAGATACCAAAATATGTGAATTTTATAATCCGAGGGCCGCAGCTATTGCTGCTGCCAATATATCTGGTGGCAGTGCAGCTACATCtactagtaataataataataataataatggtattgGCAACAAAGCACGTCATAATCCAGCACATATGACCTGTCCCAACGGTCTTAATTGTCCCaataaacatatattacctaatttcaataataaaattgtttgcAAACATTGGCTTAGAGGGTtgtgtaaaaaaaataataattgtgAATATTTACATGAATATAATTTACGGAAAATGCCAGAATgtgtatttttcaataagaATGGATATTGTACGAGTACCAACGAGTGTCCGTATCTACATATAGACCCAAGAACAGGACACCCAATATTGAAAGATAGTATAACTGGTAATGATAGTGGTGGTAATGATGGCTTGGGTAGTAATGAAAATGGGACAAAAGACGAAGTTATCATAGAGGAATGTGAAGCTTATAAGCAAGGGTTCTGTGCAATGGGACCAAACTGCAAATTTAAGCAcataaaaaacaagaagCTATGCTTGAGGTATTTAAATGGGTTTTGTCCTGTCGGTAGTTCAGAATGCGAGGATGAACATCCATGCTTGAcacaatttttaattgagaAATTGAAGATCAAAAACGATTTAGATATCAATACTAAGAAGAATGATGCTATTAAAGAGGCTAGATTGAATGCATTAATTAATGGGGAACCAATGCCAGCTTAA
- the FUN14 gene encoding Fun14p (similar to Saccharomyces cerevisiae YAL008W | FUN14 | Function Unknown Now), with protein MILNLITKCNKGNGISSVMASSPLTRLLLSKSNIILKKNKINTINVAKCRLSTLSKIKYNYSSSNNDKFNQYGRNTKKILFFGSIPLVSLACLATADDNGSFFSLIKPQVLHNDTLSTPAISNHSNNNEELLLTSEQRKRRVFYRQLCVGSILGLITGIIVGKLSGVIIWVFMSSCLFIQFLVSRGVLSRNTSLLSVSGLNTTDFTYNYCNTGTSTITSQLKTSLHKIFGYLMENPVFKASFILSFGLASVNI; from the coding sequence atgataTTGAATTTAATAACTAAGTGCAACAAAGGCAATGGCATTTCCAGTGTTATGGCTTCTTCACCCTTAAccagattattattatctaagAGCAacataattttaaaaaaaaataaaattaatactattaatgTTGCTAAATGTAGATTATCTACCTTAAGCAAAATAAAGTATAATTATAGCAGCTCtaacaatgataaattTAACCAATATGGTAgaaatactaaaaaaattttattctttgGCAGTATCCCACTGGTTTCGTTGGCCTGTCTAGCAACTGCTGATGATAATGGgtccttcttttctttgatTAAACCGCAAGTTTTGCACAATGATACGTTATCTACTCCTGCTATCAGTAAtcatagtaataataatgaagagTTATTGTTAACCTCAGagcaaagaaaaagaagggtTTTTTATAGACAGTTATGTGTTGGATCAATTTTGGGTTTAATAACAGGTATAATTGTGGGTAAATTAAgtggtgttattatttgggTATTTATGAGtagttgtttatttatccaattTTTGGTAAGCAGAGGCGTTCTATCCAGAAACACTTCGTTATTGAGTGTTTCAGGATTAAATACTACTGACTTTACCTACAATTATTGTAACACCGGAACATCTACTATTACAAGTCAATTGAAGACTAGTTTGCATAAGATTTTTGGTTATTTGATGGAAAATCCTGTTTTCAAAgcttcttttattttgtcGTTTGGTTTAGCATCAGTTAACATCTGA
- the RTS1 gene encoding protein phosphatase 2A regulatory subunit RTS1 (similar to Saccharomyces cerevisiae YOR014W | RTS1 | Rox Three Suppressor), translating to MMRGFKQKIKKAASGTGIGSSSSSNHTSSSSRDSKEKDKDNANSNVGNNTTSSSNSDNNNNNRELKNKLSSGSLKRSNSKKVSSSGNSSSNNSSSSKKGSSSKSSSSSKSSSSKSSNNATGSSSGDTGNTKNGSGSSSSKNSTNRSSSKSNVNNGNKSNRSHHKEHKSSSKESSNSIQSSTFSSPSTTTGSSPTTSINVDGSSSLLVSSSASTPGETSSSSINNTSTPQSTHGNSGHPTLLKAAVVSQPHSSTQQHYNDTENSVGNSTSSVPGTNADVGNAVNDNSNGVHNDTGSTNMSSPNIDIPRSSHSFDHLPTPSKNSLNPDVDLELIKTPQRQTSSRFEPSRYTQLTKLPNFDEVPIKEQVSLFLAKVDQCKTMFDFTDPSFDIQGKEIKRITLQELIEFIVTNRLTYTEEMYCNVVDMFKINLFRPIPPPVNPQGDVYDPDEDEPVNELAWPHMQLVYEFFLRFVESPDFNHTIAKHYIDHLFILNLLQLFDSEDIRERDCLKTTLHRIYGKFLSLRSFIRRSISNIFLQFTYETEKFNGIAELLEILGSIINGFALPLKEEHKIFLIRVLIPLHKVRCLSLYHPQLAYCIVQFLEKEPLLTEEVVMGLLRFWPKTNSSKEIMFLNEVEDIFEVIEPLEFIKIEVPLSVQLSKCIASPHFQVAEKVLSYWNNEYFLNLCIENADVILPILFPNLYELSCQLQVDSASSRTMDSSGGEIMDAGACKKSNLDCDSDSNSDYDFEEKLKNMEDINQLLLQDQDPYLLVEQAINSGSWNRAIHAMAFKALKIFLETNYPLYEQCQKLYLEHCKENKMNRKLQKRQKLENWDRLEEVVKEKLKIKDGNTP from the coding sequence ATGATGCGTGGTTTCAAgcaaaagattaaaaaggCGGCTAGTGGTACTGGTATTGGTAGTAGCAGCAGTAGCAATCACactagtagtagtagtagagATAGCAAGGAAAAAGACAAGGATAATGCTAATAGTAATGTCGGCAACAATACCACATCAAGTAGTAACtctgacaataataataataatagagaGTTGAAGAATAAATTGTCTTCAGGCTCTTTAAAGAGATCgaattcaaaaaaagtatCAAGTAGCGGCAACTctagtagtaataacagTTCATCTTCCAAAAAAGGTTCATCCTCTAAAAGTTCATCGTCATCAAAATCTTCCTCCAGTAAATCAAGTAACAACGCTACAGGGAGTAGTAGTGGTGATACTGGTAATACCAAAAAtggtagtggtagtagcagtagtaaAAACAGTACCAACAGAAGTAGTAGCAAAAGTAAtgttaataatggtaataagAGTAATAGAAGTCACCACAAAGAGCATAAAAGTTCTTCAAAAGAATCAAGTAATAGCATACAATCCAGTACATTTTCATCACCCAGCACCACTACCGGTAGTAgtccaactacctctatAAATGTTGATGGATCATCCTCCTTGTTGGTATCATCATCTGCAAGTACTCCTGGAGAAACATCCTCCTCTAGTATCAACAACACTAGCACGCCACAAAGCACACATGGCAATTCGGGCCATCcaacattattaaaagCTGCAGTTGTTAGCCAGCCACATTCGTCAACACAGCAACATTATAACGATACTGAAAACAGTGTTGGTAATAGTACGTCGAGTGTTCCAGGTACTAATGCTGACGTCGGTAATGCTGTTAATGACAATAGCAATGGTGTCCATAATGACACCGGCAGTACCAACATGTCTTCCCCAAATATAGATATACCCAGGTCTTCACACTCTTTTGATCATTTACCAACGCCATCGAAAAATTCGTTGAATCCAGACGTTGATTTAGAACTAATTAAAACACCACAGCGTCAAACATCCTCCAGATTTGAACCCAGTCGCTATACCCAATTGACTAAACTACCTAATTTTGATGAAGTTCCAATCAAAGAGCAAGTTTCCTTATTTTTAGCCAAGGTTGACCAATGTAAGACCATGTTTGATTTTACTGATCCTAGTTTTGATATTCAGGGTAAAGAAATCAAGAGAATTACTTTACAAGAATTAATTGAGTTTATAGTAACGAATAGACTAACCTACACGGAGGAAATGTATTGTAATGTTGTTGATATGTTTAAGATTAATTTATTCAGGCCCATTCCACCTCCAGTCAATCCACAAGGTGATGTTTATGATccagatgaagatgaaccTGTCAATGAGTTAGCATGGCCTCATATGCAGTTAGTGTAtgagttttttttacgaTTTGTAGAAAGTCCGGATTTCAATCATACCATAGCTAAGCATTATATTgatcatttatttatattaaatttgttGCAATTATTTGATAGTGAAGACATTAGGGAAAGGGATTGTCTAAAAACAACTTTGCACAGGATCTATGGTAAATTTTTGAGTTTGAGAAGTTTTATTCGTCGTTCGATAAGTAacatttttcttcaatttaCTTATGAAACTGAAAAGTTTAACGGTATAGCCGAATTGTTAGAGATATTGGGgtctattattaatgggTTTGCTTTACCTTTAAAAGAGGAACacaagatttttttaatcagGGTTCTAATTCCGTTACATAAAGTTAGATGTTTAAGCTTGTACCATCCGCAATTGGCTTATTGTATTGTGCAGTTTTTGGAAAAGGAACCGTTGTTAACAGAAGAAGTCGTTATGGGCCTATTAAGGTTTTGGCCCAAGACAAATTCATCCAAGGAAATTATGTTTTTGAATGAGGTTGAAGACATATTTGAAGTTATTGAACCATTAgagtttattaaaattgaagTTCCATTGAGTGTGCAACTATCAAAATGCATTGCATCTCCTCATTTTCAAGTTGCTGAAAAAGTATTAAGCTACTGGAAcaatgaatattttttaaatttatgcATTGAGAATGCGGATGTCATTCTACCTATattatttccaaatttaTATGAATTATCATGTCAATTACAAGTTGATTCTGCGTCATCCCGAACAATGGACAGTTCAGGAGGTGAAATAATGGATGCAGGTGCTTGCAAGAAAAGTAACCTTGATTGTGATTCTGATTCAAACTCTGATTACgattttgaagaaaaattaaagaatatGGAAGACATTAATCAATTATTACTGCAAGATCAAGACCCATATTTGTTGGTTGAACAAGCTATAAATTCAGGTTCATGGAACCGTGCAATTCATGCGATGGCATTTAAggcattaaaaatattcttgGAAACAAACTATCCTTTATATGAACAATgtcaaaaattatatttagaGCATTGCAAAGAAAATAAGATGAATAGAAAACTACAGAAGAGGCAAAAGTTGGAAAATTGGGATCGTTTGGAGGAAGTtgtcaaagaaaaattaaaaataaaagatggAAATACGCCATGA